In Vitis riparia cultivar Riparia Gloire de Montpellier isolate 1030 chromosome 19, EGFV_Vit.rip_1.0, whole genome shotgun sequence, the following proteins share a genomic window:
- the LOC117908257 gene encoding uncharacterized protein LOC117908257: protein MLEYESRYVMIERLYLALVWATRRLRHYVTGYSILLVSRLDPLRYLFDRFVLTGRLIRWLVLLIEFNIQYVMKKSLKGSIVANHLASLLVYDDRLVDNDFPNEKFVLVTSIVGWRLYFDGVANESRFGIGILLISPQDDDIPKSVSLAFSDHHRLTNNVVEYEACIISLETELDLGVRQLEIHGDSNLVIQQTQGIWRTWDEKLKPYHAYLDLLVDRFEELRYIHLPRVENQFADALATLASVIEIPTGVTVRPLLIETRSAPAYCYLIGDIEDQDELPWYHDIYQFLSCSAYLESTTVKDRRALRQLATRFVICGESLYRRSPDCLLLLCLNRASTDRVMREVHARVCGPHMGGHMLARKIMRTGYFWLTMEAYCCQFVQRCPECQMHGDLIHMPPSELHALTSSWPFSVWGIDIIGKISPKSSSGHEYILVAIDYFTKWVEVVSYAKLTTTKVAKFIRSHIICRYRVSHELISARGAHSKAR, encoded by the coding sequence atgctcgAGTATGAGTccagatatgttatgattgagcgcctttatttggcattggtttgggctacTAGAAGGCTGAGACACTATGTGACCGGGTATTCCATATTATTGGTCTCACGATTAGATCCTTTGAGATATCTATTCGATAGGTTTGTTTTGACTGGTAGGCTCATAAGATGGTTAGTGCTACTGATAGAATTTAATATTCAGTATGtcatgaaaaaatcattaaaaggGAGCATTGTTGCAAATCATTTGGCTTCTTTGCTAGTATATGATGACAGACTGGTTGACAATGATTTCCCTAATGAGAAGTTTGTCTTAGTGACTAGTATTGTAGGATGGCGattgtactttgatggtgtcGCCAATGAGTCGAGGTTTGGTATTGGCATCCTATTGATATCACCTCAGGATGATGACATTCCCAAATCAGTCTCATTGGCATTCTCTGATCATCACCGGCTGACGAATAATGTTGTTGAGTACGAGGCATGCATTATAAGTCTAGAGACTGAGCTCGATCTTGGAGTTAGACAGTTGGAAATCCATGGGGATTCCAACTTGGTTATTCAGCAGACTCAGGGTATTTGGAGGACTTGGGATGAGAAGTTGAAACCCTATCATGCTTATTTGGATTTGTTGGTTGATAGGTTTGAGGAATTAAGATATATACATCTGCCCAGGGTAGAAAATCAGTTTGCTGATGCACTAGCCACCTTGGCTTCTGTGATTGAGATCCCTACGGGAGTGACTGTGCGACCATTACTGATTGAGACCAGGTCCGCACCAGCTTATTGTTATCTGATTGGAGATATCGAGGATCAGGATGAACTACCATGGTACCATGATATTTATCAGTTTCTGTCATGTAGTGCTTACCTTGAGTCAACCACTGTCAAGGATAGGAGAGCTTTGAGGCAGttagccactagatttgtgatttgtggagagTCATTATACAGACGATCGCCCGATTGCCTATTATTGTTATGTCTAAATCGTGCCTCtacagatcgagtgatgagagaggttcatgcaagAGTTTGTGGCCCACACATGGGAGGACACATGTTGGCCCGAAAGATTATGAGGACAGGTTAtttttggttgaccatggaggCATATTGTTGTCAGTTCGTTCAGAGGTGCCCAGAGTGCCAAATgcatggtgatctcattcacATGCCACCTTCGGAGTTGCATGCACTCACATCCTCTTGGCCATTTTCAGtgtggggtattgatattattggaaAGATCTCGCCCAAGTCTTCCAGTGGGCATGAGTACATCTTAGTAGCcattgattacttcaccaagtgggtggaagtcGTTTCTTACGCTAAATTGACAACGACCAAGGTAGCCAAGTTCATTAGATCGCATATTATATGCCGATACAGGGTCTCTCATGAGCTGATCTCAGCCAGAGGGGCGCATTCAAAGGCGAGGTAG